A window of Columba livia isolate bColLiv1 breed racing homer unplaced genomic scaffold, bColLiv1.pat.W.v2 Scaffold_140, whole genome shotgun sequence contains these coding sequences:
- the LOC135577775 gene encoding olfactory receptor 14J1-like, which yields MSNSSAITQFLLLPFTDTRELQLLHFWLFLGIYLAALLGNGLIITTIAWDQHLHTPMYFFLLNLALLDLGSISTIVPKSMANSLWDSRVISYAGCAAQVFFVFFLLGAECSLLTVMSYDHYVAICKPLHYGTLLGSRACVHMAAAAWATGFLNALLHTANTFSLPLCKGNALGQFFCEIPRILKLSCSHSYLRELGLIVFSLLISFGCFVFIVVSYVQILRAVLRIPSEQGRHKAFSTCLPHLAVVSLFISTAMFVYLKPPSISSPSLDLVVSVLYSVVPPAVNPLIYSMRNQELKDALWKLISYCFVKQ from the coding sequence atgtccaacagcagcgccatcacccagttcctcctcctgccattcacagacacacgggagctgcagctcttgcacttctggctcttcctgggcatctacctggctgccctcctgggcaatggcctcatcatcaccaccatagcctgggaccagcacctccacacccccatgtacttcttcctgctcaacctcgccctcctcgacctgggctccatctccaccattgtccccaagtccatggccaactctctgtgggattccagggtcatttcctatgcaggatgtgctgcccaggtcttctttgtatttttcttgcttggtGCAGAGTGTTCCCTTCTCACCGTCATGTCCTATGACcactacgttgccatctgcaaacccctgcactacgggaccctcctgggcagcagagcttgtgtccacatggcagcagctgcctgggccactgggtttctcaatgctctgctgcacacggccaatacattttcactgcccctgtgcaagggcaatgccctgggccagttcttctgtgaaatcccccgcatcctcaagctctcctgctcacactcctacctcagggaacttgggcttatcGTGTTTAGTCTGTTAATCAGTTTTGGCTGTTTTGtattcattgtggtgtcctatgtgcagatcttgagggccgtgctgaggatcccctctgagcagggacggcacaaagccttttccacctgcctccctcacctggccgtggtctctctgttcatcagcactgccatgtttgtctacctgaagcccccctccatctcttccccatccctggacctggtggtgtctgttctgtactcggtggtgcctccagcagtgaaccccctcatctacagcatgaggaaccaggagctcaaggatgccctctggaaactcatatcttatTGTTTTGTAAAGCAATAA
- the LOC135577770 gene encoding olfactory receptor 14A16-like: MSNSSSITQFLLLPFTDTRELQLLHFWLFLGIYLAALLGNGLIITTIAWDQHLHTPMYFFLLNLALLDLGSISTIVPKSMANSLWDTKVISYGGCATQLFLFVFLASAEFYLLTIMSYDRYVAICKPLHYGTLLGSRACVHMAAAAWATGFLNALLQTANTFSLPLCKGNALGQFFCEIPHILKLSCSHSYLRELGLLMFSAFFFEGCFVFIVVSYVQIFRAVLRIPSEQGRHKAFSTCLPHLAVVSLFISTGLFAYVKPSSISSPSLDLVVSVLYSVMPPAVNPLIYSMRNRELKESIRKVLSWRVLVSCPK; encoded by the exons cctgccgttcacagacacacgggagctgcagctcttgcacttctggctcttcctgggcatctacctggctgccctcctgggcaacggcctcatcatcaccaccatagcctgggaccagcacctccacacccccatgtacttcttcctgctcaacctcgccctcctcgacctgggctccatctccaccattgtccccaagtccatggccaactctctgtgggacacCAAGGTCATTTCCTATGGAGGGTGTGCTacacaactctttctgtttgtctttttagcttcagcagagttttaccttctcaccatcatgtcctatgaccgctacgttgccatctgcaaacccctgcactacgggaccctcctgggcagcagagcttgtgtccacatggcagcagctgcctgggccactgggtttctcaatgctctgctgcaaacagccaatacattttcactgcccctgtgcaagggcaatgccctgggccagttcttctgtgaaatcccccacatcctcaagctctcctgctcacactcctatctcagggaacttgggcttctcatgtttagtgcttttttttttgagggatgttttgtgttcattgtggtgtcctatgtgcagatctttaGGGCCGTGTtaaggatcccctctgagcagggacggcacaaagccttttccacctgcctccctcacctggccgtggtctctcTGTTCATCAGCACTGGCTTGTTTGCCTACGTGAAACCCTCATCcatttcctccccatccctggacctggtggtgtctgttctgtactcggtgatgcctccagcagtgaaccccctcatctacagcatgaggaacagggaactCAAGGAGTCAATAAGGAAA gttttatcatggagggtgttggtctcttgtcccaagtag